The nucleotide window AACTATTTTACTTTTTTTGCATATTCTAAGCCTAAATCAAAAGCCTTATTATTTATATCATGTACTTTTGCAGGAACTTTAGAAAGCATTGTTTGTCTTAATGTATCATTATCAACTGTATATCCAGTCATGTGATTTGCAATAGATAAAGCAAGAACTGATTGAGTAATTACATTTCCTACTTCTTCTTTTGCAATAGTAATAATTGGAATTTCATAGATATTCCATTTATTTCTATCTTCTTGTGTTGGTTTAACTAAATTTGGCTCTACAACAATAGTTCCTCCAGGTTTAACTCCACTTTTAAACTGATCATATGAAACTTGTGCAAC belongs to Arcobacter sp. CECT 8983 and includes:
- a CDS encoding 2-oxoacid:acceptor oxidoreductase family protein, with product MVKTLMRFTGVGGQGVLLAGAIFAAAKIKAGGYGLKTATYTSQVRGGPTVVDITLEDEEILYPYANEGEIDFMLSVAQVSYDQFKSGVKPGGTIVVEPNLVKPTQEDRNKWNIYEIPIITIAKEEVGNVITQSVLALSIANHMTGYTVDNDTLRQTMLSKVPAKVHDINNKAFDLGLEYAKKVK